GCTCGCCGTCGCCCCAGACGCGGGCGGGCAGGATGTTGCGGTGCCGCTCGTCGATCGGGTCGTCGCACACCGCCTGCCCGACCAGGTGGTTCGAGATCGCCCACACCTTGAGGCCGTAGGACTCCAGGATCTTGTGCCGCCCCGCCACGTAGTCGTCTTCGGCGAGCGCGCGGTCGACCTCGAAGTGGTCGCCGCTGCACGCGATCTCCAGCCCGTCGTAGCCCCACTGCGACGCGAGCCGGCACACCTCCTCGAACGGCAGATCGGCCCACTGGCCGGTGAACAACGTGACCGGACGGCTCATCGCCTGCTCCCTTCGCTCGCCTTCAGTCCTTGCACACTCAGCAGCAGGTCCCGGACGTCGGTGGCGGCCAGCCGCTCCCGCTCCGGCACGCCCGCGTCCCCGCACAGCAGCACCGGCCCGTCGTCCGGCGAGTCCGGCAGCCGCCCGTGCGAGCCGCGCACCGGGGACGGGTCCAGCGGCGTGGTCTTCATCGCGTACCGCAGCCCGGCCTTCTTGCGCACCAGGTTCAGCCCCGCCTTGGCCTTCACCAGCGGATCGGCCGGGTCGAAGAACAGCTCGGCCGGGTCGTACCCGGGCTTGCGGTGGATCTCCACGCCGCGCGCGAAGTCCGGCGCGCGGTCGTCGTCGAGCCAGTAGTAGTAGGTGAACCACGCGTCCGGCTCCGCGGTCACCACGAACTCGCCCGCCCGCGGGTGGTCGATGCCGTAGCGCGCCTGGGCCTGCCGGTCCAGCACTTCGTCCACACCGGACAGTTCGGTCAGCAGGTCGCGCACCCGCGTCAGGTCCGCCTCGTCGGCCACGTAGACGTGGGCGACCTGGTGGTCGGCGACGGCGAAGGCCCGCGAGGTCCACGGGTCGAGGTACTCCATGCCGTCCTGCGTGTAGACCTCCAGCAGGCCCTCGCGGCGCAGCAGCCGGTTGACGTCGACCGGCCGGTGCGCGTTGGTGATGCCGTACTCGCTCAGCGCCACGACCCCCACGCCGTCCGCCCTGGCCTGGTCGAGCAGCGGTGCGACGGACGCGTCCACCGCGCGGGCGGCCGCGATGGCCTGCGGCGAGTCCGGGCCGAACCGCTGCAGGTCGTAGTCCAGGTGCGGCAGGTAGGCCAGCGTCAGGTCGGGCCGGTCCTCGCGCAGGATCGCCGAGGTCGCCCCGACGATCCAGTCCGTGGAGGCGATCGAGGCGGTCGGGCCCCAGTACTGGAACAGCGGGAACTCGCCCAGCCGCGAGGTGAGCCGGTCGTGCAGCTGCGGCGGGCGGGTGTAGCAGTCCGGGGCCTTCTTGCCGTCGGCGTAGTAGATCGGCCGGGGCGTGACGGTGAAGTCGGTGGTCGCGCCCATCGCGTACCACCAGCACACGTTGGCCGCGCGGTACCCGGGGTGCTCGGCCCGCGCGGTCTCCCACAGCTTCTCGCCCTCGACCAGCTTGTTGTGCTGGCGCCACAGGAAGACCTCGCCGAGCTCCCGGAAGTACCAGCCGTTGCCGACGATGC
The window above is part of the Amycolatopsis thermoflava N1165 genome. Proteins encoded here:
- a CDS encoding alkaline phosphatase family protein; this translates as MKPLLVLDVVGMTPRLLKHMPNVAKLGQQGWQAQLDTVLPAVTCSVQSTFLTGRMPSEHGIVGNGWYFRELGEVFLWRQHNKLVEGEKLWETARAEHPGYRAANVCWWYAMGATTDFTVTPRPIYYADGKKAPDCYTRPPQLHDRLTSRLGEFPLFQYWGPTASIASTDWIVGATSAILREDRPDLTLAYLPHLDYDLQRFGPDSPQAIAAARAVDASVAPLLDQARADGVGVVALSEYGITNAHRPVDVNRLLRREGLLEVYTQDGMEYLDPWTSRAFAVADHQVAHVYVADEADLTRVRDLLTELSGVDEVLDRQAQARYGIDHPRAGEFVVTAEPDAWFTYYYWLDDDRAPDFARGVEIHRKPGYDPAELFFDPADPLVKAKAGLNLVRKKAGLRYAMKTTPLDPSPVRGSHGRLPDSPDDGPVLLCGDAGVPERERLAATDVRDLLLSVQGLKASEGSRR